The nucleotide window GGAATTGGTTCTCCAACTGAAACAACTGGTTTCAAAGCAACATCGTCACTCATTTTGTCCAATCGAAGACCAGTTTCATCATTATCACTCTCATAATCTCCATCATAACTATCACTCTCTGCTTTGCTCTGTTCCTGAACTGAGCCGCATTCATTCATTGATGACCTGTTGTCATTTTCAAAGTCATCACTACTAGTGTATCCTGTGTCCTGATGACTTTGTGGTTCAGGAAGCAGGGGAAAATCATCGATATCTCCGACTGGATGTCGATTAACATCGTCAGAGTCTGTCTCGCAGCATTCTCCATCTGTACATAGTGAGCCAAGGCTATAGAAGCACTGGGGTTTGGACAATTTAATGCCGCACAGCTTGCACAATACTTGTGATTTTGAAGCGTTAGTAACAATGTCATTTCCTTTAGGAACCTTATGTGTAGAAGCCTCAGACTCCCTCTGATCGATTGGCTTagagttttttctttccttcttcttGTGAGGTTTGCCCTgtctgcaataattattagtaactGAAAAATCATCATCCTTAATGCTCTGATTTTTTGAAGACCAAGGAGGAGCCACCTTTCCAAAACCTTTGGATGATTTACCTCTCCCTGTTTTATTAGAGAGTAACGAAGCTTCTTCGGTGAGTTCAAAGTTATCTTTCATGCTGCTCTTGGCAGACACAGGTGGTTTTTGAGAATCCCTCTCAATTGCCCTCTCGGCCTGTTTTTCTTCATCACAGCTATGAACCCACAAAGATCCATGTTTGTGAGCCACATCTTGACTCCCTTGTATTGAAGGAAGATCAACATAAAAGATGCTTCTCGATTTATGAGAATCCATTTGTTTATCTTTTGAGTTTGGCTTCAATAAATGGGTGAATGAATTTGACAGCTGATTTAGTTTGATGCGTGTCACAGTAGATGATGAAGGAGAAGAAGCAACAGATTTTCTGGGATTCTCTGTAGAATGTAATGGCATCTTTGTTGTTGTATCATTTGGACTGTCAAAAAATTTGCCACTGAAATCTTCTGTTGTAACACAAACCTTTGCTGTGTCATCTCGTTCACATTTGGGGTTGCTTCGTGATTTATGAGAATCCATCCCTTTATCTTTTGGGTTTGGCTTCAAGCAACGAGTGAATGGTTTTGACAGCTGATTTAGTTTGATGCATGTCACAGTAGATGATGAAGGAGAAGAAGCAACAGACTCTCTAGAATTTTCAATAGAATGTAAtggtttctttgttgttgtatcATTTTGCCTGTCATCTTGTTCACATTTGGGATTACTTTTCtgcttttctttgcttttctcttgtACATAAGGAGATGTAGAAAGAACTTTTGGTTTTTTATTCCTTTGTGCTAAACATTTTTCCATTTCAACAGGACACAAATGTTTATGATCTTGCTGATCAATTGAAGTAATCACATCAGCAAGAAAACTTCTCCCTGCTATCCTGGATGTTGGAGGTTTCCCGTTGATGATTGAAGCATTCACCAAGGGTCTCAAATGCTTTCCTGTGTGTGCATACACGTATTGATGTCCTTTCAGAGTTCGCCCAGCCGGCACACTTGTGAACTACATAATGCAAGAATAATGAAGTCATAAATTATCAGCACATTAAAATATGTCCATGCATCTCTTCATATTACAAGAATAGATGAGACACTATAGCTAGTCTACAACAAAATGCACAAAGTTAGTTTCATATCCAGATTTTGGAGGTTTACCTCAGTGCAAGAACCAGTGTCACAGTGATGCTTTTTACAGGGTATTTAGTAGAgtgcgataaaaaaaaaaatggaaaatggtGCAGAAAATTTTGCTAAATGGTGCAGAAAATAGGTagcatgtaaaaaaaaaagagaaatagtATGTGAATTT belongs to Acropora muricata isolate sample 2 chromosome 9, ASM3666990v1, whole genome shotgun sequence and includes:
- the LOC136929094 gene encoding uncharacterized protein yields the protein MSLVLLSGDDHFLLVLALSVVLCLTVLCLLVRAYGTKYRYRRKEKEIQRPFLKGSRGPRSPRSAVLFGNLFTSVPAGRTLKGHQYVYAHTGKHLRPLVNASIINGKPPTSRIAGRSFLADVITSIDQQDHKHLCPVEMEKCLAQRNKKPKVLSTSPYVQEKSKEKQKSNPKCEQDDRQNDTTTKKPLHSIENSRESVASSPSSSTVTCIKLNQLSKPFTRCLKPNPKDKGMDSHKSRSNPKCERDDTAKVCVTTEDFSGKFFDSPNDTTTKMPLHSTENPRKSVASSPSSSTVTRIKLNQLSNSFTHLLKPNSKDKQMDSHKSRSIFYVDLPSIQGSQDVAHKHGSLWVHSCDEEKQAERAIERDSQKPPVSAKSSMKDNFELTEEASLLSNKTGRGKSSKGFGKVAPPWSSKNQSIKDDDFSVTNNYCRQGKPHKKKERKNSKPIDQRESEASTHKVPKGNDIVTNASKSQVLCKLCGIKLSKPQCFYSLGSLCTDGECCETDSDDVNRHPVGDIDDFPLLPEPQSHQDTGYTSSDDFENDNRSSMNECGSVQEQSKAESDSYDGDYESDNDETGLRLDKMSDDVALKPVVSVGEPIPIKDYALQEWKSDTPTSRTMKKGYDDILSRTKCQYLRRIRGDNYCAIRSVLFQMLAAQCSIKNLFARDKIAKLESIPRSLAEVVHWSFANRLSVSQNDVVETLEKFLAFFKEKICKVLDISSQPERVEHILSLFNNEPEEFQLLEATKLLMYDAAVQLNKRLSRGEDVPVFSMLLFARDSCESPRDLLFNHLNKTGDTGGLEQVEMCLLGFTLGVVIRVIRPSQVDEEDFMAYYPALEEMPNYTPTVTLVAEDDRHYNVVM